Part of the Alteracholeplasma palmae J233 genome, TTGAAATGAACTTTTCTATATAAAGTTGATTATCGCCAAAGTTTGCCATAGCTTCAAGTTGAGTTTTTTCAAATACTGATAAAAAATCTTGATCAGAATAAACAATACTTATTCCTTTACCTCCACCACCACTACTTGCCTTAATCATCACTGGATATCCAATTTTTTTAGCAATTTTAAGTCCCTCTTTAGCATTTTCAATAATTCCTTCACTACCTTCTACGACTGGTATTGAAGCACTAATTGCGATTTTTCTTGCAGTTGCTTTATCACCAAGTTTTTCAATAACTGAAGCTTTAGGTCCAATAAATCTAATTTGGCACTCTTCAACCATTGAAACGAATTTAGGATTTTCTGATAAAAATCCATATCCTGGGTGAATTGCATTACATCCAGTAGCAATCGCAGCACTTAATACTCTACTCATATTAAGATAACTGTCTTTACTTAAATTGCCACCAATACAAACTGCTTCATCTGCAAGCTTAACATGTAAACTATTTTCATCTGCTTTAGAATAAATTGCTACTGTTAGAATACCTAGTTCTTTACAAGCTCTTATAATTCTTACTGCTATTTCACCACGATTAGCTATTAATATTTTATTTTGTGTTTTCATTTTCTACAACTGTAAATAAAACGTCATCAAATCCCACAACATTCTTATTTTCTAAACAAACAGAATCAATAACTCCGTCATATGGGCTTGTAATTTCATTCATAATTTTCATAGCTTCAATAATGCAAACAACATCACCTTTTTTCACTTTAGAACCTTTAGTTACAAATGGTTCGCTAGTAGGGCTTGATGATTCATAATATGTTCCAACAAGTGGTGATTTGATTTCTTTTTTAGGTAAATTAATCGTTGGCTCAATCAATGTTTGATCACTATTTTTTTGTTCTATTATATGATTTGTGATTGTTTTTGGTTCTTCGATGTTATTCTTTGAAAGTTTTAATTTAAAAGAATCCATTTCTAACTCTAAAGACCTCAAAGTTGAACTCTCAAAATCTTTTATAATACTTTGAATTTCTTTTAGTTTCATATATATTTTATTCCTTATTTATTTGCTTCAACAAAATTTAGGATATCTTCAATTGTTTTTAGGCTTGCTGCTTGTTCGTCTGTTACTTCAATATTAAATTCTTCTTCTAATTTCATTACTAATTCTACTACATCTAGACTATCAACATTTAGATCTTCTTGCAATCTAGTTTCCTTTGTAAGTGTTTTTGAATCTAAATTTAATTCGTCTGCTACTAATTCTATAATTTGGTTTAACATATTATGTCCTTCTTTCTTTTCTCTTGATAATACTTTGAATTATAAATGTTTTGATATTCAAAACATATTAATATTGTATCACGTTTCTACTACTTGTCAAGAATAAGTCGTTTTAGAGTAAAAAAAATACCAGCTTTAAACTGATATTTTTAATTTATTTATCTTCTTTTTGTAACGAATCTTCCAACAACAATAACAATAATCGATCCTACTACTGATAATAAAATACCCCATAGTGATAATGCATTTGCATCTCCTACTGGAATTAATTTACCAATAATACCTCCGACTAGAGAACCTAGGATACCGATAATAATATTTCTAATAAGTCCATCTTTTTTATTTCCTGTTAAGATTGCAGCAACATAACCAATAAGTGCCCCAATCGCTAAGAAAATAAGTAAATTCCATAACCATTCCATAAATGTAAATCTCCTTTTTTCTTTTATTATATCACTTAGTTAGATGAATTTTCACTTATTTGCTTTACTTGGATTCACATGAACCATGCAATGAATAACATCAGGAAATGTGCTTTCAACTGTTTTATGGACCTTTTCTGCAATTAAATGTGCTTCTTGTAAACTTAAAGTTGCATCAACTGCTACTTCAACATCAACATATAATTTATTAACATGCATTCTACTCTTATAATCATCTATGTTAAGAACTCCTATGACTTCTGAAATTACTTTTTTTATTGCAGTATTAACTTCATCATCTGGTGCTTGATCTACTAAATATGAAATAGCTTCTTTTATAATACCGTAAGCTGTTCTTACTATAAATAAGCCTATAATCAAAGATGCAATAGCATCAAAGTAAATGAAACCATACTGAGTTAAGATAATTCCCAGTAAACTTGTTGTAGTAGCCAGAACATCTATTAGATGATTATAT contains:
- a CDS encoding GlsB/YeaQ/YmgE family stress response membrane protein; the encoded protein is MEWLWNLLIFLAIGALIGYVAAILTGNKKDGLIRNIIIGILGSLVGGIIGKLIPVGDANALSLWGILLSVVGSIIVIVVGRFVTKRR
- a CDS encoding acetyl-CoA carboxylase biotin carboxyl carrier protein; the protein is MKLKEIQSIIKDFESSTLRSLELEMDSFKLKLSKNNIEEPKTITNHIIEQKNSDQTLIEPTINLPKKEIKSPLVGTYYESSSPTSEPFVTKGSKVKKGDVVCIIEAMKIMNEITSPYDGVIDSVCLENKNVVGFDDVLFTVVENENTK
- the acpP gene encoding acyl carrier protein; this translates as MLNQIIELVADELNLDSKTLTKETRLQEDLNVDSLDVVELVMKLEEEFNIEVTDEQAASLKTIEDILNFVEANK